Below is a window of Micromonospora chersina DNA.
ACTGTGGCTGACCACCGGCGCGTCGGCGTACCTGACCGACCTCACGGCCTCCCCACTGCACACCGCCGACGTCTTCGCCACCGGCGGTGCCTTCGGCTGGCAGAGCGTGGCCGCGCTGGGCCGGCTCGACCTGGCCACCGTGCCCAACGGCCTGCCGGCCGCCGAGCGGGCCCGGATCCGCGCCTCGGTGACCGCCGCGGCCGACCGCTACCTGGCCACCGTGCGGGACCAGGCGTACGGGCTGCCGCTGCCCGGCGGGGCCGACGCGTACGTCTGGGGCAGCAACAGCAACCTCGTGAACAACGCGATCGTGCTGGCCACCGCGTTCGACCTGAGCCGGGACGCGAAGTACCGGGACGGCGCCGTGCAGAGCGCCGACTACCTGCTCGGCCGCAACGCGCTGAACATGTCGTACGTGACCGGCTGGGGCGAGCAGCACGCGCGCAACCAGCACAGCCGGATCTTCGCCCACCAGCTCAACCCGGACCTGCCGAACCCGCCCGCGGGTTCCCTCGCCGGTGGTCCGAACGCCGCCCTCCAGGACCCGTACGCGGCCAACCTGCTCGCCGGCTGCGCGCCGATGTTCTGCTACGTCGACGACATCAACTCGTACGCGACGAACGAGATGGCGATCAACTGGAACTCCGCGCTGGCCTGGCTGGCGTCGTTCCTCGCCGACCAGGGCGACGCGGCGGCCGTGCCGGCGCCCACCTGCGCGGTCACGTACACCACCCACGGCAGCTGGCCGGACGGCTTCACCACCCAGGTCACCGTGAAGAACACCGGCAACGCGGCGGTGAACGGGTGGAGCCTCCGGTGGGCGTTCGTCGGTGACCAGAAGGTGAGCGGCTACTGGTCGGCGAAGGTCACCCAGTCCGGGGCCACCGTCACCGCGAAGAACGAGTCGTGGAACGCGAGGATCGCGCCCGGGGGCACGGTCACCTTCGGGCTGAACGGCTCCACGTCCGGCGGCCCGAACCCCAACCCGAACCTGATCACCCTCAACGGCACCGCCTGCACGCTGTCCTGAGGGATCCGCATGGAGGGGTGGCCGTCCACGCCGGCCACCCCTCGCGCGTCCCCTCACCGATCGCACGCGGCGTCGCGTGACGAGCACCTTCCGTGACGGTAGGGTCGGCGCCAGTCCGGAACGTCCACGATGGAGGCGGATGTGAACGAGGCGCTGCGGATCGCCATGGCCGAGGCGGGCGAGACGGCCGAATCCCTGGCCGGGCGGATAGGGGTGGACCCGAAGACCGCCGCCCACTGGGTCAACCCGGGCCGGGTGCCGCAGACCCGGCACCGGGCCCAGGTCGCCGCCGCGGTCCGCCGGGAGATCGGCGAGCTGTGGCCGGACGTGGTCCGCCGCCGGGAGCCGGTCTGGTTCCTGCCCTGGGCCGAGGTCGAGAGCCGGGCGGACAACCTCCGCTCCTTCGAGCCGTCGGTGCTGCCCGGCCTGCTCCAGACCGCGGAGTACGCGCACGCGGTGCTGAGCAGCGGGCCCCTCGGCGCGGACGAGGTGGAGGGTTACGTGGCCGCCCGGCTGGCCCGCCAGGCCGCCGTCTTCGACCGGCCCCGACCGCCGCTGACCATCTTCGTGGTGGACGAGGCGGCGCTGCGCCGGGGCGACCCGGAGATCATGCAGCCGCAGCTCGACCACCTCGTCACCATGGCCCAGCGCCCCCGCGTGCTGCTGCACGTGCTGCCGCTGCGGGCCGGCTTCCACCCCGGCCAGGCCGGGCCGTTCGTCATCGCCAGCAGCGACGACGCCGAGGACGTGGCCTATCTGGACGACCAGGCCGCCGGGCGGACCACGAAGGACGTTGCCGCCCTCTGGCAGGTCTGGGACACTCTCAGGTCGGTGGCGCTGCCGCGCGACCAGACCATCCACCTCCTGAAGGCACGGCCATGGCTGACCTGACCGGCGCCCGCTGGCGCACCAGCACCCGCAGCAGCTCCAACGGCGGCAACTGCGTCGAGGTCGCCGACAACCTGCCCGGCGTCGTCGCCGTCCGCGACTCCAAGGACCGCGCCGGCGGCACCCTCACCTTCAGCCCGGCGGCCTGGCACACGTTCGTCGACGCCCTCCGCGAGCCCGCCCGGGGCTGACCCCGCCCGGGTACGGTCCCCCCGTGGCGTACCTCTTCCTGCTCGGCGCGATCACCGCCGAGGTGATCGGCACCAGCCTGCTCAAGGCGACCGACGGCTTCACCCGGCTCTGGCCCACGCTCGGCGTCGCGGTCGCGTACCTGTCGTCGTTCGGGCTGCTCTCCCTGACCGTCCGGGACGTTCCGGTCGGCGTCGCGTACGCGATCTGGTCCGGGCTCGGCACCGCCGCCATCATGGCGATCGGGGCGGCCTTCCTCGGCGAGCCGCTGACCGTCGCCAAGGTCGCCGGCGCGGGCCTGGTCATCGCCGGGGTCGTGGTGCTCAACCTCGGCGGCACCCACTGACACCGAAACCGGGTGGACGCCCGCTGCGCGCGTCCGCGAGGGTGACGGCCATGGACGGGCACGGACTGTCCGGCGCGGAGCGTCGGGTGTGGGCGGCGCTGCCGGCGGGGACGCGTACCGCCCTGGCCGGACTGCCGGCGGCGGACCTGCGGACACTGCTGCTCACCGTGGCCCGGGACCGCGCCGCGACCGTCCGCCCGGCCGACGTGGTCCGGCGCTGGCGCGAGGACCGCTTCGTCCGCCCGGCCGATGTCGACCCGCGCGCGCTCGCCCGCCTGGAGGCCCGCGTCTGGGACCTGCTGCCG
It encodes the following:
- a CDS encoding DUF5753 domain-containing protein, encoding MEADVNEALRIAMAEAGETAESLAGRIGVDPKTAAHWVNPGRVPQTRHRAQVAAAVRREIGELWPDVVRRREPVWFLPWAEVESRADNLRSFEPSVLPGLLQTAEYAHAVLSSGPLGADEVEGYVAARLARQAAVFDRPRPPLTIFVVDEAALRRGDPEIMQPQLDHLVTMAQRPRVLLHVLPLRAGFHPGQAGPFVIASSDDAEDVAYLDDQAAGRTTKDVAALWQVWDTLRSVALPRDQTIHLLKARPWLT
- a CDS encoding DUF397 domain-containing protein, with product MADLTGARWRTSTRSSSNGGNCVEVADNLPGVVAVRDSKDRAGGTLTFSPAAWHTFVDALREPARG
- a CDS encoding DMT family transporter; the protein is MAYLFLLGAITAEVIGTSLLKATDGFTRLWPTLGVAVAYLSSFGLLSLTVRDVPVGVAYAIWSGLGTAAIMAIGAAFLGEPLTVAKVAGAGLVIAGVVVLNLGGTH